From the Thermococcus guaymasensis DSM 11113 genome, one window contains:
- a CDS encoding thiolase domain-containing protein yields the protein MRKAVIIGAGMTPVGEHWKLGLRDLAVEALLKAMDDAGIDRVDSLYVGNMISGPLVEQENLGALIADWAGLGNIPAVKIEAACASGGAAVQEGVKAVLSELEDVVAVVGVEKMTDAWPSDTTRYLAYAADAEWELFHGASFVALNALVMRYYMKTYGYTEEDLALFAVNAHANGAKNPYAMFKRPISVETVMRSPYIADPVKLFDASPVCDGAAAVIITTPEKAKELGVPKEKWVEVAGMGRAIDTINLANRENLLTLKAAKIAAERAYKMAGVEPKDIDFFEVHDAFTIMAALSLEALGVAKKGEGAKLAREGQIAIDGDYPIQTMGGLKSRGHPVGATGVYQTVEAVLQLRGEAPNQVPDAEIGLTQNIGGTGSNITVNVLRRV from the coding sequence ATGAGGAAGGCCGTCATAATCGGTGCCGGTATGACCCCGGTTGGTGAGCACTGGAAGCTTGGGCTTAGGGATCTCGCGGTCGAGGCTCTTCTCAAGGCGATGGACGACGCCGGAATTGACAGGGTTGACTCTCTCTACGTCGGAAACATGATATCCGGCCCCCTCGTGGAGCAGGAGAACCTCGGTGCCCTCATAGCCGACTGGGCCGGCCTCGGCAACATTCCCGCAGTTAAAATTGAAGCTGCCTGTGCATCCGGCGGTGCCGCCGTCCAGGAGGGCGTTAAGGCCGTCCTCAGCGAGCTGGAAGATGTTGTCGCTGTCGTCGGCGTTGAAAAGATGACAGATGCCTGGCCAAGCGACACTACCAGATACCTCGCCTATGCCGCTGACGCTGAGTGGGAGCTCTTTCACGGGGCGAGCTTCGTCGCCCTCAACGCGCTCGTGATGCGCTACTACATGAAGACCTACGGCTACACCGAGGAAGATTTGGCGCTCTTCGCGGTCAACGCGCACGCTAACGGTGCCAAGAACCCCTACGCGATGTTCAAGAGGCCCATCAGCGTCGAGACGGTGATGAGAAGCCCATACATAGCCGACCCGGTCAAGCTCTTCGATGCTTCACCCGTCTGTGACGGTGCCGCTGCTGTGATAATCACGACGCCCGAGAAGGCCAAGGAGCTCGGAGTCCCAAAGGAGAAGTGGGTTGAGGTTGCAGGAATGGGAAGGGCGATAGACACAATCAACCTCGCCAACAGGGAGAACCTGCTCACCCTTAAGGCCGCAAAGATTGCCGCCGAGAGGGCCTACAAGATGGCCGGCGTCGAGCCGAAGGACATCGACTTCTTTGAGGTTCACGACGCCTTCACTATCATGGCCGCCCTGAGCCTTGAGGCGCTCGGCGTCGCCAAGAAGGGTGAGGGGGCGAAGCTTGCCAGAGAAGGACAGATAGCGATTGACGGCGATTATCCAATACAGACGATGGGCGGACTTAAGTCAAGGGGCCACCCTGTTGGAGCTACCGGCGTTTATCAGACTGTCGAAGCGGTGCTCCAGCTCCGCGGAGAAGCGCCGAACCAAGTTCCGGATGCGGAGATAGGTCTCACCCAAAACATAGGTGGAACCGGTTCGAACATAACCGTTAACGTACTCAGGAGGGTGTGA
- a CDS encoding DUF356 domain-containing protein — MRNTIVLVRTDNFQKASIALADLVRYGGMKIRGDPRIIPPALSDWAFEKISGEKPRKRFKAHVVAQIDLPPKKAIGRLMDIHPPAHVLVIPPDTEVWEELMRLWGTFEKLRGFHPPKRTKAEEARQKAEKRKEKEEWEFGEV, encoded by the coding sequence ATGAGAAACACGATAGTTTTGGTTAGAACCGATAACTTTCAGAAGGCGAGCATCGCTTTAGCTGACCTCGTGAGATACGGCGGTATGAAGATTCGCGGTGATCCGAGGATCATACCCCCCGCGCTCTCTGACTGGGCCTTTGAGAAGATAAGCGGTGAGAAGCCGAGGAAGAGATTTAAAGCCCACGTCGTTGCTCAAATTGACCTTCCACCGAAGAAGGCAATAGGAAGACTTATGGATATTCATCCACCCGCCCATGTGTTGGTAATTCCACCTGACACGGAAGTATGGGAAGAGCTAATGCGCCTGTGGGGAACCTTTGAGAAGCTTAGGGGCTTCCATCCACCAAAGAGAACGAAGGCCGAAGAGGCCAGACAGAAAGCTGAGAAGAGGAAGGAAAAGGAAGAGTGGGAGTTCGGGGAGGTTTAG
- a CDS encoding hydroxymethylglutaryl-CoA synthase produces MKKLLKPKREVGIVGYGAYVPMYRIKAEEIGRIWGVSSFPIEEKAVPGLDEDALTIGLEAARNALKRAGINPKLIRAIWFGSESKPYAVKPTGTVIAEAIGATPDVSTADFEFACKAGTEALQTAIGFVGSEMADYAMAIGADTAQGRPGDHLEFTAGAGGAAFIVGPKSSETVAYFEGSYSYVTDTPDFWRRQHEHYPRHGNRFTGEPAYFHHIINAAKTLMEELGLTVNDFDYAVFHQPNVKFPLTVGKILGIPKEKILPGLLSGTIGNTYSGATMVGVSAVLDIAKPGDRILWVSFGSGAGSDAFSVVVQDAIEEKRDLAPKVKDYVERKKYIDYALYAKARKKYIL; encoded by the coding sequence ATGAAGAAACTTCTGAAGCCGAAGAGGGAAGTGGGCATAGTCGGCTACGGTGCCTACGTTCCGATGTATAGAATCAAAGCCGAGGAGATAGGGCGCATTTGGGGTGTTTCGAGCTTTCCAATTGAGGAGAAGGCCGTTCCCGGCCTCGACGAAGACGCGCTCACCATAGGGCTTGAAGCTGCCAGAAACGCGCTCAAGAGGGCTGGAATCAACCCAAAGCTTATCCGCGCCATCTGGTTCGGCTCGGAGAGCAAGCCCTACGCCGTAAAGCCCACCGGAACCGTCATCGCCGAGGCAATCGGCGCGACTCCAGACGTCAGCACTGCCGACTTCGAGTTCGCCTGTAAAGCCGGAACCGAGGCTTTGCAGACTGCCATAGGCTTCGTTGGCTCCGAGATGGCCGACTACGCGATGGCCATCGGTGCCGACACCGCCCAGGGAAGGCCCGGAGACCACCTTGAGTTCACCGCTGGAGCGGGCGGAGCGGCATTCATCGTCGGGCCGAAGAGCTCTGAAACCGTTGCTTACTTCGAGGGAAGCTACTCCTACGTTACGGACACGCCCGACTTCTGGAGGCGCCAGCACGAGCACTATCCGAGGCACGGAAACCGCTTTACCGGTGAGCCGGCCTACTTCCACCACATAATCAACGCGGCAAAAACGTTGATGGAGGAGCTCGGGTTAACTGTCAACGACTTCGACTACGCGGTCTTCCACCAGCCTAATGTCAAGTTCCCGCTCACCGTCGGCAAGATACTCGGAATTCCCAAGGAGAAGATACTTCCTGGGCTTCTTTCTGGAACCATCGGAAACACCTACAGCGGAGCTACCATGGTCGGCGTTTCAGCGGTTCTCGACATAGCCAAGCCCGGCGACAGGATTCTGTGGGTTTCCTTCGGTTCTGGAGCTGGAAGCGACGCCTTCAGCGTTGTTGTCCAGGATGCAATAGAGGAGAAGCGCGACCTCGCGCCGAAGGTCAAGGACTACGTCGAGAGGAAGAAGTACATCGACTACGCCCTCTACGCGAAGGCGAGGAAGAAGTACATACTGTGA
- a CDS encoding type II toxin-antitoxin system VapC family toxin: MKRTGTSSELIFLDSSVLIEGLKGNPSAVSLFEELLNSNLVPVINDIVFSEFLFHYIGLKTGVSPFTIKKRGEIGNIILTEEPKDFLNQFHVIPTDDEVLEVSYGLMRKHNLLPNDAIILATCL; the protein is encoded by the coding sequence ATGAAGAGGACTGGTACCTCCAGTGAGCTTATCTTTTTGGACTCATCCGTTTTAATCGAGGGACTAAAAGGTAATCCCTCCGCCGTTTCGCTCTTTGAAGAGCTTCTCAACTCCAATTTGGTTCCAGTAATCAACGACATAGTTTTCAGTGAGTTCCTTTTTCACTACATCGGCCTTAAAACTGGAGTTTCCCCGTTCACAATCAAAAAGCGGGGCGAGATAGGAAACATAATCCTCACCGAGGAGCCAAAGGATTTCCTCAACCAGTTTCACGTTATCCCTACAGACGATGAAGTTCTTGAGGTATCTTACGGGCTTATGCGAAAGCACAACCTGCTCCCGAATGATGCAATAATCCTCGCCACTTGTCTTTGA
- a CDS encoding SDH family Clp fold serine proteinase, with product MDPLSGFFGSLLWWLFFMYLLLWPQIQYRGLQVTRARMLQRLSRKRGSTVIAMIHRQESIGLFGIPVYKFISIEDSEEVLRAIRMAPKDKPIDLIIHTPGGLVLAATQIAKALKDHPAETRVIIPHYAMSGGTLIALAADKIIMDPHAVLGPVDPQLDQYPAPSIIRAVEKKGADKVDDQTLILADVAEKAIKQVRDFVFYLLKDRYGEEKARELAQILTEGKWTHDYPITYEQAKELGLHVETDVPEEVYALMELYKQPVRQRGTVEFMPYPVKQEGGGK from the coding sequence ATGGACCCGCTAAGCGGATTTTTCGGCTCGCTCCTGTGGTGGCTGTTCTTCATGTATCTGTTGCTGTGGCCACAGATACAGTACAGGGGGCTTCAGGTAACGAGGGCTAGGATGCTCCAGCGGCTTTCCAGAAAACGCGGTTCGACGGTCATAGCGATGATACACAGGCAGGAGAGCATAGGGCTCTTTGGGATCCCTGTTTACAAGTTCATCAGCATCGAAGACAGTGAGGAAGTCCTCAGGGCAATCAGGATGGCACCGAAGGACAAGCCGATAGACCTCATAATCCACACTCCAGGTGGCCTTGTTCTGGCGGCTACTCAGATAGCAAAAGCATTGAAAGACCACCCTGCCGAGACGCGCGTTATAATCCCCCACTATGCCATGAGCGGCGGCACGCTGATAGCACTCGCCGCTGACAAGATAATAATGGACCCGCACGCCGTTCTTGGCCCCGTTGACCCCCAGCTGGATCAGTATCCGGCCCCGAGCATCATCAGGGCGGTCGAGAAGAAAGGCGCCGATAAAGTTGACGATCAGACACTTATCCTTGCAGACGTCGCTGAGAAGGCCATAAAACAGGTGCGGGACTTTGTGTTCTACCTGCTTAAGGATAGGTACGGAGAGGAGAAGGCGAGGGAACTCGCCCAGATACTCACCGAGGGCAAATGGACGCATGACTATCCAATAACCTACGAGCAGGCTAAGGAGCTCGGACTTCACGTGGAGACGGACGTGCCGGAAGAGGTCTACGCGCTGATGGAGCTCTACAAACAGCCCGTCAGGCAGAGGGGAACGGTAGAGTTCATGCCCTACCCAGTTAAGCAGGAGGGCGGCGGCAAGTGA
- a CDS encoding TATA-box-binding protein: MVDISNVKLRIENIVASVDLFAELNLEKVIEICPNSKYNPEEFPGIICRFDDPKVALLIFSSGKLVVTGAKSVEDIERAVKKLTQMLKTKVGTKFTKPPQIDIQNMVFSGDIGMEFNLDVVALSLPNCEYEPEQFPGIIYRAKEPKAVILLFSSGKIVCSGAKSEKDAWEAVKKLLHELEKYGLIEEEEEW; the protein is encoded by the coding sequence TTGGTCGATATAAGTAACGTAAAGCTCAGAATCGAAAATATCGTTGCTTCTGTTGACCTCTTCGCTGAACTGAACCTCGAAAAGGTCATTGAAATCTGCCCCAATTCGAAGTACAACCCAGAGGAGTTTCCCGGAATAATCTGCCGCTTTGACGATCCAAAAGTCGCTCTTCTCATCTTCAGCTCAGGGAAGCTTGTCGTTACGGGAGCTAAAAGTGTTGAGGATATAGAGAGAGCCGTTAAAAAGCTCACTCAGATGCTCAAGACAAAGGTGGGGACTAAATTCACAAAGCCACCCCAGATAGACATCCAGAACATGGTGTTCAGCGGAGATATCGGCATGGAATTCAACCTTGATGTCGTCGCACTAAGCCTCCCAAATTGTGAATACGAGCCGGAACAGTTCCCGGGCATTATATACCGCGCCAAAGAGCCGAAAGCCGTAATACTGCTGTTCTCTTCAGGCAAAATCGTCTGTTCCGGTGCTAAGAGCGAAAAAGACGCTTGGGAAGCCGTAAAGAAGCTTCTCCACGAGCTTGAAAAGTACGGCCTCATAGAAGAGGAAGAGGAGTGGTAG
- a CDS encoding S-layer protein — protein sequence MKIPRKDSMKIFALLLGVMFLLSIGGASAGPNYIVPTGLKDISNVPKSFFVRPDGTPNVKIVVGSYAKAEDVASAADIAAALGSILYEEEEAKNIAVKLRKAGETDVVLEQVIYRYDYETMTVDHGLPYNGGLVNWSKSYDELPADYWFNGASYAGNYSTWAGSFSAQFKVRDRDSVNGNEFYGWDIEINELSLLPVDPADWDGSAPPRQADIEIPSRGIVVSVDYTLYNYTVKKSEVVREAYPEWGVPEETVVVNESRVGNAIDVELDNGTIVDTISQGIQAGDEFTLLGTKYHVFSVGSGSFTAGEVLGTDWFAQNESKLLGNSRWEVTLIGADPLQEEAIVTVKDTKTGELYGPVFLKLGKPEDVVVSGDTVELQLKLEALSENLILGKIAQISGYANIKTYSSGAYVEYNDQRWIISVDSDGKYIKGISMTNEDELIGNPLDILGIYTIKYSFDMKSLNEKDVNFDINRDGEITDTSYVAARATITVLDNHPKIQELVVSVGDRIPGTDYVISGVTDVKNIVLKTPTQPITILDRDVDLTNPTSNYILVGSNKANILTSMIFGHYHLPVDFRVWFGEYPVLGYIPHCDLLNGRGVIIVAGSTPKATREAATILMQYIAGLS from the coding sequence ATGAAAATACCTAGAAAAGACAGCATGAAGATTTTTGCCCTCCTTTTGGGGGTTATGTTCCTTCTCTCGATCGGCGGTGCATCGGCCGGGCCCAACTACATAGTCCCTACAGGGCTCAAAGACATAAGCAACGTCCCGAAGAGCTTCTTCGTGAGGCCAGATGGGACCCCGAACGTGAAGATAGTCGTTGGGAGCTACGCCAAGGCTGAGGACGTTGCAAGTGCGGCCGACATAGCGGCTGCCCTGGGGAGCATCCTTTACGAGGAGGAAGAGGCAAAGAACATCGCGGTTAAACTGAGAAAGGCCGGCGAGACCGATGTTGTCCTTGAGCAGGTCATATACAGGTATGACTATGAGACGATGACCGTTGACCACGGCCTTCCCTACAACGGTGGCCTCGTGAACTGGTCTAAGTCCTACGACGAGCTTCCGGCAGATTACTGGTTCAACGGTGCCTCATACGCTGGGAACTACTCAACCTGGGCCGGTTCATTCTCCGCACAGTTCAAGGTGAGGGACAGGGATTCAGTTAACGGCAACGAGTTCTACGGCTGGGACATCGAGATCAACGAGCTTTCACTCCTTCCAGTCGACCCTGCCGACTGGGACGGATCCGCACCCCCAAGGCAGGCGGACATTGAGATACCCTCCCGTGGGATCGTTGTCTCAGTGGACTATACCCTCTACAACTACACCGTGAAGAAGAGCGAGGTTGTCAGAGAGGCTTACCCTGAGTGGGGAGTCCCCGAGGAAACCGTTGTGGTAAACGAGAGCAGGGTGGGCAACGCCATAGACGTTGAGCTCGACAACGGGACGATAGTCGATACCATAAGCCAGGGGATCCAGGCAGGGGATGAATTCACCCTTCTTGGCACCAAGTACCATGTCTTCTCCGTTGGCAGCGGGAGCTTTACAGCCGGTGAAGTCCTCGGAACCGACTGGTTTGCCCAGAACGAGAGCAAACTCCTCGGCAACAGTAGGTGGGAGGTAACCCTGATCGGTGCGGATCCCCTGCAGGAAGAGGCGATAGTGACCGTTAAAGACACAAAAACCGGAGAGCTTTATGGGCCGGTTTTCCTCAAGCTTGGCAAGCCGGAAGACGTTGTTGTCTCGGGCGACACCGTTGAGCTCCAGCTGAAGCTTGAGGCCCTCTCTGAGAACCTCATACTCGGAAAGATAGCTCAGATAAGTGGCTACGCCAATATAAAAACGTACTCAAGCGGTGCATACGTTGAGTACAATGACCAGAGATGGATAATCAGTGTTGACTCGGACGGCAAGTACATCAAGGGAATCAGCATGACCAACGAGGATGAGCTCATTGGAAACCCCCTCGACATCTTGGGGATCTACACGATTAAGTACTCCTTTGACATGAAATCCCTGAACGAGAAGGACGTTAACTTTGACATCAACCGCGATGGTGAAATAACGGACACCAGCTACGTCGCCGCCAGGGCCACAATAACCGTCCTTGACAACCACCCGAAGATTCAGGAACTCGTGGTTTCCGTTGGGGACAGAATTCCGGGCACTGACTACGTTATCTCAGGGGTTACTGATGTCAAGAACATAGTCCTGAAGACCCCAACCCAGCCGATAACGATCCTCGACAGAGATGTTGACCTCACGAACCCAACGTCCAACTACATTCTGGTTGGATCCAACAAGGCCAACATCCTGACCTCAATGATCTTTGGCCACTATCACCTGCCGGTTGACTTCAGAGTCTGGTTCGGCGAATACCCAGTTCTCGGTTACATCCCGCACTGTGACCTCCTTAATGGCAGGGGAGTCATAATAGTTGCCGGTTCGACGCCTAAAGCAACCAGGGAGGCTGCCACTATCCTCATGCAGTATATAGCTGGCCTTTCCTGA
- a CDS encoding Zn-ribbon domain-containing OB-fold protein yields MARPMQVSRYWRHFREKYRLIGGKCENGHVFFPHRQVCPVCGSRNVEEYEFSGKGKVISWTIVRNPPSGFEYYKPYPLALVQLEEGPVVLAQLTDVDPEEIDFGMEVEAVTRKVREFEEDGIILYGYKFRPILK; encoded by the coding sequence ATGGCCCGTCCGATGCAGGTTTCCCGCTACTGGAGGCACTTCCGCGAGAAGTACCGGCTCATAGGCGGAAAGTGTGAGAACGGCCACGTCTTCTTCCCGCACAGGCAGGTTTGCCCCGTATGCGGTTCGAGGAACGTCGAGGAGTACGAGTTCAGCGGAAAGGGCAAGGTCATCAGCTGGACGATAGTGAGGAACCCGCCGAGCGGTTTTGAGTACTACAAGCCCTACCCGCTTGCCCTCGTCCAGCTCGAGGAGGGGCCCGTCGTTTTGGCCCAGCTCACCGACGTTGACCCAGAGGAGATAGACTTCGGCATGGAGGTCGAGGCGGTAACCAGAAAGGTCAGGGAGTTCGAGGAGGACGGAATCATCCTCTACGGCTACAAGTTCAGGCCCATTTTGAAGTGA
- a CDS encoding DUF505 family protein produces the protein MKDYVGGDEKEIIRAIGEAEAKGFVVELQNGMVKLTELGDKVKTALENAKLQEIVKVKFSVTPTLYNVLRVIYDNIETFKGIWKEKGETRDYEIEEVDVIRKHPSLSDDEIKKALTMLRQLGFLGTKSLTEAGKTLVEAYL, from the coding sequence GTGAAGGACTACGTCGGCGGGGACGAGAAGGAGATAATCAGGGCAATCGGCGAGGCCGAGGCCAAGGGCTTCGTCGTGGAGCTCCAGAACGGTATGGTCAAGCTCACCGAGCTCGGAGACAAGGTAAAGACCGCCCTCGAAAACGCCAAGCTCCAGGAGATAGTCAAGGTCAAGTTCAGCGTCACGCCGACGCTCTACAACGTGCTCAGGGTCATCTACGACAACATCGAGACCTTCAAGGGGATATGGAAGGAGAAGGGAGAGACCAGGGACTACGAGATTGAGGAAGTCGACGTCATCAGGAAGCACCCCAGCCTCAGCGACGACGAGATAAAGAAAGCTTTAACGATGCTCCGCCAGCTCGGGTTCCTCGGAACCAAGAGCCTGACCGAAGCCGGCAAGACCCTCGTTGAGGCCTACCTCTGA
- a CDS encoding fibrillarin-like rRNA/tRNA 2'-O-methyltransferase: MKVKKHRFPGVYIVIDDDGSEKIATKNLVPGQRVYGERVVKFEGEEYRIWNPSRSKLGAAILNGLKNFPIKPGSTVLYLGIASGTTASHVSDVVGWEGKIFGVEFSPRVLRELVPIVEERRNIVPILGDATKPEGYRALVPKVDVIFEDVAQPTQAKILIDNAKVYLKSGGYGMISVKSRSIDVTKEPEEVFKEVERELASYFEVVERLSLEPYEKDHALFVVRKP; encoded by the coding sequence ATGAAGGTTAAGAAGCACAGGTTCCCGGGCGTTTACATAGTCATTGACGATGACGGTAGCGAGAAGATAGCCACCAAGAACCTCGTCCCCGGCCAGAGGGTTTACGGGGAGCGCGTTGTGAAGTTCGAGGGAGAGGAGTACAGGATTTGGAACCCGAGCCGTTCAAAGCTTGGAGCGGCGATACTCAACGGCCTCAAGAACTTCCCGATTAAGCCCGGCTCAACGGTTCTCTACCTCGGGATAGCGAGCGGAACCACCGCTTCCCACGTCAGCGACGTCGTCGGCTGGGAGGGCAAGATATTTGGCGTCGAGTTCTCGCCGAGGGTTCTCAGGGAGCTCGTTCCAATAGTCGAGGAGAGGAGGAACATCGTCCCGATACTCGGCGACGCGACGAAGCCCGAAGGCTACCGCGCCCTCGTTCCGAAGGTTGACGTCATCTTCGAGGACGTCGCCCAGCCGACTCAGGCGAAAATCCTCATAGATAACGCCAAAGTTTACCTCAAGAGCGGAGGCTACGGAATGATTTCGGTCAAGAGCAGGAGCATTGACGTCACCAAGGAGCCGGAGGAGGTCTTCAAAGAGGTCGAGAGGGAACTCGCGAGCTACTTCGAGGTCGTTGAGCGTCTTAGTTTGGAGCCCTACGAGAAGGACCACGCCCTCTTCGTCGTTAGGAAGCCCTGA
- a CDS encoding GNAT family N-acetyltransferase codes for MAEKEKVRIEKLQKLDQETLERLVEIYMNAYEGMREYGGEGESYAKRYLRWCWSKAKDGFFVAKIGDEIVGFIVCDDDWYSRYEGRTVGAIHEFAVDKRYQGHGIGHRLMEKCLEYLKGKDIELWVGEKNERAKRFYEEYGFRDVGKHGIWVRMVRRAEKVIKEREK; via the coding sequence ATGGCAGAGAAGGAAAAAGTGAGAATAGAGAAGCTGCAAAAGCTCGACCAGGAGACGCTTGAGAGACTGGTGGAGATTTACATGAACGCCTACGAGGGAATGCGCGAATACGGCGGTGAGGGAGAGAGCTACGCGAAGCGCTATCTCCGATGGTGCTGGAGCAAGGCTAAAGACGGCTTTTTCGTTGCCAAAATAGGCGACGAGATAGTCGGCTTCATAGTCTGCGACGACGACTGGTACAGCAGGTACGAGGGGAGAACAGTCGGGGCCATACACGAGTTCGCGGTGGACAAAAGATATCAGGGACATGGGATAGGACACAGGCTCATGGAGAAGTGCCTTGAGTACCTCAAGGGAAAGGACATCGAGCTCTGGGTCGGCGAGAAGAACGAGAGGGCGAAGAGGTTCTACGAGGAGTACGGCTTTAGGGATGTTGGAAAGCACGGCATCTGGGTGAGGATGGTCAGGCGAGCAGAAAAGGTGATAAAAGAAAGAGAGAAGTAG
- a CDS encoding TIGR00266 family protein, producing MRYEILHRPSFSLLNVELEGGEAVQAETGAMVHMSPNIKIETKMKGGLLGALKRSVLGGESLFINTFRAEGGPGEVGFAPAYPGDIEAFELDGTLYAQSGAFLASSEDVEINTKWGGAKTFFGREGLFLLKLTGRGTVFLSSFGAIYKRELRNERFVIDTGHMVAFSEGLDFKVKRVGGLKSTFLSGEGLVAEFSGTGTLYIQTRSTESFVSWLTPFLPTKSD from the coding sequence TTGAGATACGAGATACTCCACAGGCCGAGTTTTTCCCTCCTCAACGTTGAGCTTGAGGGCGGAGAGGCAGTTCAGGCCGAGACGGGGGCGATGGTTCACATGAGCCCCAACATTAAGATAGAGACTAAGATGAAGGGCGGACTCCTCGGAGCCCTGAAGAGGAGCGTTCTTGGCGGGGAGAGCCTTTTCATCAACACGTTTCGAGCGGAAGGTGGACCTGGAGAAGTTGGCTTTGCTCCCGCGTACCCGGGAGACATAGAAGCCTTTGAGCTCGACGGAACGTTATACGCCCAGAGTGGGGCGTTTTTGGCGAGTTCGGAGGACGTTGAGATCAACACGAAGTGGGGAGGTGCGAAGACCTTCTTCGGAAGGGAAGGACTCTTCCTTCTCAAACTGACCGGAAGGGGAACGGTTTTCCTGTCGAGCTTCGGGGCGATATACAAAAGGGAGCTCAGAAACGAGAGGTTCGTAATAGACACCGGCCACATGGTCGCCTTCAGCGAGGGCCTCGACTTTAAGGTCAAAAGGGTCGGGGGACTCAAGAGCACCTTCCTGAGTGGGGAAGGCCTCGTTGCGGAGTTCTCCGGAACTGGAACGCTCTACATCCAGACGAGGAGCACTGAGAGCTTCGTTAGTTGGCTGACACCCTTCCTGCCCACGAAGAGTGACTGA
- a CDS encoding multiprotein bridging factor aMBF1: MSKAKPRYCEICGAPIRGPGHKIRLEGAEVLVCDRCYEKYGRKKSGFSIMPTGREPRRRPTPAPKPKRGPKPYRERPLYTEEIVEDFAERVYKAIQRSGKSYEELSHEIGLSVNDLRAIAHGYREPTIKEARKLEKYFKITLIETGGEVETEKKTIPRDYEPTLGDIANIRIRKRKK, translated from the coding sequence ATGAGCAAGGCTAAGCCCCGTTACTGCGAGATCTGTGGGGCCCCAATAAGGGGACCAGGCCACAAGATAAGGCTCGAAGGTGCCGAGGTTCTCGTCTGCGACCGCTGTTATGAGAAATATGGAAGGAAGAAGTCCGGCTTCAGCATAATGCCGACGGGAAGGGAGCCGAGGAGGAGACCGACTCCCGCTCCAAAGCCAAAGAGGGGGCCAAAACCCTACCGTGAGAGGCCGCTTTACACAGAAGAAATCGTTGAGGACTTCGCTGAGAGGGTTTACAAGGCCATCCAACGCTCCGGCAAAAGCTATGAGGAACTGTCACATGAGATTGGGCTCTCCGTGAACGACCTGAGGGCAATAGCGCACGGCTACCGCGAGCCGACCATTAAGGAAGCTCGGAAGCTTGAGAAGTACTTCAAGATAACGCTCATCGAGACCGGCGGTGAGGTAGAGACCGAGAAAAAGACGATCCCAAGGGACTACGAGCCGACACTTGGAGACATCGCGAACATCAGGATAAGGAAGAGGAAGAAGTGA
- a CDS encoding PIN domain-containing protein: MIVIPDTSALVELIKGTEKGNAVLKILNESELVVVPTLVLAELSSFLERNGIDSGIIETIADMSLVVPLDREIAINAGKLHAKIRKNDKNKHVSLADCIISETGRKYGALVVTTDHHFRLLGDAIIIED, encoded by the coding sequence ATGATAGTTATTCCCGATACTTCTGCCCTCGTAGAGCTTATTAAAGGTACTGAGAAGGGAAATGCCGTACTAAAAATCCTCAATGAATCTGAGCTTGTGGTTGTTCCAACTCTGGTTCTTGCAGAGCTCAGCAGTTTTCTTGAAAGAAACGGAATTGATTCGGGAATAATAGAGACAATAGCGGATATGAGCCTGGTAGTTCCGTTGGATAGAGAAATCGCAATAAATGCCGGAAAACTACATGCAAAAATACGAAAGAATGACAAAAACAAGCACGTCTCCCTTGCGGATTGCATTATCTCCGAAACTGGCAGAAAGTATGGGGCGCTCGTAGTTACAACCGATCACCATTTTCGTCTCTTGGGGGACGCCATAATAATCGAGGACTAA